Proteins encoded in a region of the Prunus persica cultivar Lovell chromosome G4, Prunus_persica_NCBIv2, whole genome shotgun sequence genome:
- the LOC18778299 gene encoding uncharacterized protein LOC18778299 isoform X2 produces the protein MHHYPSRTCLCSPQSMLALIVIMSRSSSKPCVARVVLKKGKTQLFKDGSPMVYSGAVDRIIGRPPPRSGDIVLVADGAEKPIGWGMYNSVSMFCVRLMQLEEEATRDLSCALNMEKLLETRINEAIELRKSLGLPSASTNAFRLVNSEGDRLSGLIVDVFGDVAVIASSAAWVEKYKPEVEASVGRIDEINYINWRPSSEVLKEEGLDASNYKERDPSICPQRTKVTENGIFYAISLEGQKTGFYADQRENRQFISTISDGQRVLDMFCYSGGFALNAARGGAVNVIGVDSSLPAVELAKENIVLNNMDPGRITFLREDASEFMKGALSRNESWDIVILDPPKLAPRKKALQNASGMYRNLNSLAMQLTKRGGLLMTCSCSGAMTQSGMFLRILQGAASAAGRKITILREAGAACDHPIDPSYPEGKYLSNILLRVL, from the exons ATGCACCACTACCCTTCAAGAACTTGCCTCTGCTCACCCCAAAG TATGCTTGCGCTCATTGTAATTATGTCTCGGTCAAGCTCAAAACCAT GTGTTGCGAGGGTCGTCTTGAAAAAAGGGAAGACACAATTATTCAAGGATGGAAGCCCAATGGTTTACAGTGGAGCAGTTGATAGAATAATTGGTAGACCACCACCTAGGAGTGGAGACATTGTGCTGGTAGCTGATGGGGCAGAAAAACCAATAGGCTGGGGCATGTATAATTCCGTCTCCATGTTCTGTGTTCGGCTGATGCAGCTGGAAGAGGAAGCAACGAG GGATTTGTCATGTGCATTGAACATGGAGAAACTGCTTGAGACAAGAATTAATGAAGCTATAGAACTACGTAAGAGTTTGGGGCTTCCATCAGCTAGTACAAATGCATTCCGTCTTGTCAATAGTGAAGGAGACAG ATTGTCGGGACTAATAGTTGATGTATTTGGAGATGTGGCAGTAATAGCATCATCTGCTGCTTGGGTTGAGAAGTACAAACCAGAAGTAGAGGCTTCTGTTGGTAGAATTgatgaaattaattatataaactGGAGACCCTCTTCGGAAGttttaaaagaagaaggatTGGATGCGTCAAATTACAAGGAAAGGGATCCATCTATTTGTCCTCAAAGAACAAAG GTTACGGAAAACGGGATTTTTTATGCCATTTCGCTTGAGGGACAAAAGACAGGGTTTTATGCCGATCAGCGTGAAAACCGTCAATTTATATCAACAATTTCAGATGGTCAGAGAGTTCTTGATATGTTCTGCTACAGTGGTGGTTTTGCTCTAAATGCTGCACGAGGGGGTGCTGTGAATGTCATTG GTGTCGATTCATCATTGCCTGCAGTTGAGCTAgctaaagaaaatattgtCCTTAACAACATGGATCCAGGAAGAATAACATTTTTGAGAGAAGATGCAAGTGAGTTTATGAAGGGTGCTCTTTCTAGGAATGAATCATGGGATATTGTCATTTTAGATCCTCCAAAACTAGCACCACGAAAGAAG GCTTTACAAAATGCATCAGGCATGTATAGAAATCTAAATTCATTAGCAATGCAACTGACAAAGAGAGGTGGTCTTCTCATGACTTGTTCATGTTCAGGAGCTATGACGCAAAGTGGGATGTTCTTGCGCATTCTTCAG GGTGCAGCTTCAGCAGCAGGGAGAAAAATAACCATTCTGCGGGAGGCTGGAGCAGCATGTGATCATCCCATTGACCCATCCTACCCTGAAGGCAAATACCTTTCAAACATCCTTCTGAGAGTGCTTTGA
- the LOC18778299 gene encoding uncharacterized protein LOC18778299 isoform X1 — MQHLPARLVKSLSATSLPCTTTLQELASAHPKGVARVVLKKGKTQLFKDGSPMVYSGAVDRIIGRPPPRSGDIVLVADGAEKPIGWGMYNSVSMFCVRLMQLEEEATRDLSCALNMEKLLETRINEAIELRKSLGLPSASTNAFRLVNSEGDRLSGLIVDVFGDVAVIASSAAWVEKYKPEVEASVGRIDEINYINWRPSSEVLKEEGLDASNYKERDPSICPQRTKVTENGIFYAISLEGQKTGFYADQRENRQFISTISDGQRVLDMFCYSGGFALNAARGGAVNVIGVDSSLPAVELAKENIVLNNMDPGRITFLREDASEFMKGALSRNESWDIVILDPPKLAPRKKALQNASGMYRNLNSLAMQLTKRGGLLMTCSCSGAMTQSGMFLRILQGAASAAGRKITILREAGAACDHPIDPSYPEGKYLSNILLRVL; from the exons ATGCAGCATCTTCCAGCCCGCCTGGTAAAGTCTCTGTCTGCTACTTCTTTACCATGCACCACTACCCTTCAAGAACTTGCCTCTGCTCACCCCAAAG GTGTTGCGAGGGTCGTCTTGAAAAAAGGGAAGACACAATTATTCAAGGATGGAAGCCCAATGGTTTACAGTGGAGCAGTTGATAGAATAATTGGTAGACCACCACCTAGGAGTGGAGACATTGTGCTGGTAGCTGATGGGGCAGAAAAACCAATAGGCTGGGGCATGTATAATTCCGTCTCCATGTTCTGTGTTCGGCTGATGCAGCTGGAAGAGGAAGCAACGAG GGATTTGTCATGTGCATTGAACATGGAGAAACTGCTTGAGACAAGAATTAATGAAGCTATAGAACTACGTAAGAGTTTGGGGCTTCCATCAGCTAGTACAAATGCATTCCGTCTTGTCAATAGTGAAGGAGACAG ATTGTCGGGACTAATAGTTGATGTATTTGGAGATGTGGCAGTAATAGCATCATCTGCTGCTTGGGTTGAGAAGTACAAACCAGAAGTAGAGGCTTCTGTTGGTAGAATTgatgaaattaattatataaactGGAGACCCTCTTCGGAAGttttaaaagaagaaggatTGGATGCGTCAAATTACAAGGAAAGGGATCCATCTATTTGTCCTCAAAGAACAAAG GTTACGGAAAACGGGATTTTTTATGCCATTTCGCTTGAGGGACAAAAGACAGGGTTTTATGCCGATCAGCGTGAAAACCGTCAATTTATATCAACAATTTCAGATGGTCAGAGAGTTCTTGATATGTTCTGCTACAGTGGTGGTTTTGCTCTAAATGCTGCACGAGGGGGTGCTGTGAATGTCATTG GTGTCGATTCATCATTGCCTGCAGTTGAGCTAgctaaagaaaatattgtCCTTAACAACATGGATCCAGGAAGAATAACATTTTTGAGAGAAGATGCAAGTGAGTTTATGAAGGGTGCTCTTTCTAGGAATGAATCATGGGATATTGTCATTTTAGATCCTCCAAAACTAGCACCACGAAAGAAG GCTTTACAAAATGCATCAGGCATGTATAGAAATCTAAATTCATTAGCAATGCAACTGACAAAGAGAGGTGGTCTTCTCATGACTTGTTCATGTTCAGGAGCTATGACGCAAAGTGGGATGTTCTTGCGCATTCTTCAG GGTGCAGCTTCAGCAGCAGGGAGAAAAATAACCATTCTGCGGGAGGCTGGAGCAGCATGTGATCATCCCATTGACCCATCCTACCCTGAAGGCAAATACCTTTCAAACATCCTTCTGAGAGTGCTTTGA
- the LOC18780482 gene encoding ALA-interacting subunit 3 gives MSSNTAPSSSGGAGSADPTSTRRHSKRPKYSRFTQQELPACKPILTPRWVISAFMLVSIVFIPIGVVSLFASRDVIEIIDRYETDCIPTPSRSDKVGYIQGPGDKKCNRTLKVTKNMKHPIYVYYQLDNFYQNHRRYVKSRSDQQLRDPKSENQVDACKPEDKAGGQPVVPCGLIAWSLFNDTYSFSRKKQQSTVPLTVNKKDISWKSDRDHKFGKKVFPKNFQNGTLRGGASLDASKPLSDQEDLIVWMRTAALPTFRKLYGKIEVDLEAGDELHVTLENNYNTYSFNGKKKLVLSTTSWIGGRNDFLGIAYLTVGGLCFFLAMAFTVVYLVKPRQLGDPSYLSWNRNPGGH, from the exons ATGAGTTCCAATACGGCGCCGTCTAGCTCAGGAGGCGCCGGATCTGCCGATCCAACATCTACCAGGAGGCATTCCAAGCGACCCAAAT ATTCAAGATTTACTCAGCAGGAACTTCCAGCGTGCAAGCCAATTCTCACGCCACGATGG GTGATCTCAGCATTCATGCTTGTAAGCATTGTCTTCATTCCCATCGGAGTTGTCTCCCTCTTTGCTTCTCGAGAC GTTATTGAAATTATTGATCGGTATGAAACTGATTGCATACCAACGCCCTCTAGAAGTGATAAGGTCGGGTACATACAAGGCCCCGGAGATAAAAAATGCAACAGAACTCTGAAG GTAACTAAGAATATGAAGCAtcctatatatgtatattaccAGCTGGATAATTTCTACCAGAATCATCGCAG GTATGTTAAAAGCCGAAGCGATCAACAGTTGAGAGATCCAAAGTCTGAAAATCAAGTGGATGCTTGTAAGCCTGAAGATAAGGCAGGTGGTCAACCTGTTGTGCCTTGTGGTCTTATAGCTTGGAGTTTGTTCAACGACACCTATAGTTTTTCACGCAAGAAGCAGCAATCGACGGTGCCATTGACGGTGAACAAGAAGGATATCTCATGGAAGAGTGATAGGGATCACAAGTTTGGCAAAAAAGTCTTTCCAAAGAACTTTCAGAATGGAACTCTTAGAGGTGGTGCGTCTCTCGATGCATCCAAACCA TTAAGTGATCAAGAGGACCTTATTGTTTGGATGAGAACTGCTGCACTGCCAACATTTAGAAAGTTGTATGGGAAGATTGAGGTGGATTTGGAAGCAGGTGATGAATTACACGTGACGTTGGAGAACAATTACAACACATACAGTTTTAATGGAAAAAAGAAGCTCGTGCTTTCTACCACTAGTTGGATTGGTGGCAGGAATGACTTCCTTGGCATTGCTTATCTCACTGTTGGTGGGTTGTGCTTCTTTCTGGCCATGGCTTTCACAGTTGTATATCTTGTTAAGCCAAG gCAACTTGGAGATCCATCTTATCTGTCATGGAACAGAAATCCAGGAGGGCACTAA
- the LOC18778265 gene encoding succinate-semialdehyde dehydrogenase, mitochondrial isoform X2 → MDVKSFASRLSSSGLLRSQGLIGGKWSDAYDGKTIQVHNPATGEVITTVPCMGQKETNDAISSAYGAFNSWSKLTAAERSKCLRKWYDLLISHKEELGQLITLEQGKPLKEAIGEVSYGAGFIELYAEEAKRVYGDIIPPTLSDRRLFVLKQPVGVVGAVTPWNFPLAMLTRKVGPALACGCTVVIKPSELTPLTALAAAELSLQAGIPPGVVNVVMGNASAIGDALLASSQVRKITFTGSTAVGKKLMAGAAATVKKVSLELGGNAPCIVFDDADLDVAVKGTLAAKFRNTGQTCVCANRILVQEGIYDKFRDAFAKAVQNMQVGNGFSEGVAQGPLINEAAVQKVESFIQDAISKGAKVVLGAKRHSLGMTFYEPTVLSDVKNDMLIAREEVFGPVAPLLRFKTEDEAIRIANDTTAGLASYIFTNNVQRSWRVSEALEYGLVGVNEGIISTEVAPFGGVKQSGLGREGSKYGMDEYLEVKYVCLGNMSSN, encoded by the exons ATGGATGTAAAAAGTTTTGCTTCTCGGCTTAGTAGTTCTGGCCTATTACGTAGCCAGGGCCTTATCGGAGGGAAATGGTCTGATGCATATGATGGGAAAACCATACAG GTTCACAATCCAGCAACTGGCGAAGTAATAACAACTGTCCCATGCATGGGTCAAAAGGAGACAAATGATGCAATATCTTCAGCCTATGGTGCATTTAATT CTTGGAGCAAGCTTACTGCTGCTGAAAGGAGCAAATGTCTAAGGAAATG GTATGATCTACTAATTTCCCACAAAGAAGAGCTTGGACAACTCATTACCTTGGAGCAAGGGAAACCTCTAAAAGAAGCCATTGGCGAG GTGAGTTACGGGGCCGGGTTTATTGAGTTGTATGCTGAGGAGGCAAAACGTGTATATGGTGATATCATACCACCAACTCTTTCTGATCGACggttgtttgttttgaagCAG cCTGTTGGTGTTGTTGGTGCAGTTACTCCCTGGAACTTCCCGTTGGCTATGCTTACCCGCAAG GTTGGTCCTGCTCTTGCATGTGGCTGTACAGTGGTCATAAAACCCTCTGAACTTACACCCCTCACAGCTTTAGCAGCAGCTGAGCTGTCCCTTCAAGCTGGAATACCACCG GGTGTGGTGAACGTGGTTATGGGAAATGCTTCAGCAATTGGGGATGCTTTACTTGCAAGTTCGCAG GTAAGAAAGATCACTTTCACAGGCTCAACAGCAGTTGGAAAGAAGCTGATGGCTGGTGCAGCTGCGACTGTCAAAAAG GTATCTCTTGAGCTTGGTGGCAATGCACCCTGCATAGTCTTTGACGATGCAGACCTGGATGTGGCGGTAAAAGGAACT CTTGCAGCAAAGTTTCGTAATACTGGACAGACatgtgtttgtgcaaataggaTTCTAGTACAAGAAG GTATCTATGATAAATTTAGGGATGCTTTTGCGAAAGCTGTCCAGAATATGCAGGTTGGGAATGGCTTTAGTGAAGGTGTGGCCCAG GGTCCACTAATCAATGAAGCAGCAGTACAAAAG GTTGAATCATTTATTCAAGATGCTATATCAAAG GGAGCAAAAGTTGTTCTTGGGGCCAAAAGGCATAGCCTTGGAATGACCTTTTATGAGCCTACAGTTCTCAGTGATGTCAAGAATGATATGCTAATAGCAAG AGAGGAAGTATTTGGGCCTGTCGCACCCCTTTTGCGTTTCAAAACTGAGGACGAGGCTATCCGAATTGCTAATGACACCACTGCAG GGTTAGCTTCTTACATATTTACAAATAATGTTCAACGTTCATGGCGTGTCTCTGAAGCTCTTGAATATGGACTTGTCGGTGTCAATGAAGGCATAATTTCAACAGAG GTGGCTCCCTTTGGAGGTGTCAAACAGTCTGGTCTTGGAAGGGAAGGTTCCAAGTATGGGATGGATGAATATTTGGAA GTTAAATACGTGTGCCTGGGGAATATGAGCAGTAACTGA
- the LOC18778265 gene encoding succinate-semialdehyde dehydrogenase, mitochondrial isoform X1, with amino-acid sequence MTFRASRMSARSFKLFTHLPSMQAPPLLSRQISMDVKSFASRLSSSGLLRSQGLIGGKWSDAYDGKTIQVHNPATGEVITTVPCMGQKETNDAISSAYGAFNSWSKLTAAERSKCLRKWYDLLISHKEELGQLITLEQGKPLKEAIGEVSYGAGFIELYAEEAKRVYGDIIPPTLSDRRLFVLKQPVGVVGAVTPWNFPLAMLTRKVGPALACGCTVVIKPSELTPLTALAAAELSLQAGIPPGVVNVVMGNASAIGDALLASSQVRKITFTGSTAVGKKLMAGAAATVKKVSLELGGNAPCIVFDDADLDVAVKGTLAAKFRNTGQTCVCANRILVQEGIYDKFRDAFAKAVQNMQVGNGFSEGVAQGPLINEAAVQKVESFIQDAISKGAKVVLGAKRHSLGMTFYEPTVLSDVKNDMLIAREEVFGPVAPLLRFKTEDEAIRIANDTTAGLASYIFTNNVQRSWRVSEALEYGLVGVNEGIISTEVAPFGGVKQSGLGREGSKYGMDEYLEVKYVCLGNMSSN; translated from the exons ATGACCTTCAGAGCGTCACGCATGTCAGCTCGATCCTTCAAGCTTTTCACACATTTGCCTTCCATGCAAGcccctcctctcctctctcgcCAG ATTAGCATGGATGTAAAAAGTTTTGCTTCTCGGCTTAGTAGTTCTGGCCTATTACGTAGCCAGGGCCTTATCGGAGGGAAATGGTCTGATGCATATGATGGGAAAACCATACAG GTTCACAATCCAGCAACTGGCGAAGTAATAACAACTGTCCCATGCATGGGTCAAAAGGAGACAAATGATGCAATATCTTCAGCCTATGGTGCATTTAATT CTTGGAGCAAGCTTACTGCTGCTGAAAGGAGCAAATGTCTAAGGAAATG GTATGATCTACTAATTTCCCACAAAGAAGAGCTTGGACAACTCATTACCTTGGAGCAAGGGAAACCTCTAAAAGAAGCCATTGGCGAG GTGAGTTACGGGGCCGGGTTTATTGAGTTGTATGCTGAGGAGGCAAAACGTGTATATGGTGATATCATACCACCAACTCTTTCTGATCGACggttgtttgttttgaagCAG cCTGTTGGTGTTGTTGGTGCAGTTACTCCCTGGAACTTCCCGTTGGCTATGCTTACCCGCAAG GTTGGTCCTGCTCTTGCATGTGGCTGTACAGTGGTCATAAAACCCTCTGAACTTACACCCCTCACAGCTTTAGCAGCAGCTGAGCTGTCCCTTCAAGCTGGAATACCACCG GGTGTGGTGAACGTGGTTATGGGAAATGCTTCAGCAATTGGGGATGCTTTACTTGCAAGTTCGCAG GTAAGAAAGATCACTTTCACAGGCTCAACAGCAGTTGGAAAGAAGCTGATGGCTGGTGCAGCTGCGACTGTCAAAAAG GTATCTCTTGAGCTTGGTGGCAATGCACCCTGCATAGTCTTTGACGATGCAGACCTGGATGTGGCGGTAAAAGGAACT CTTGCAGCAAAGTTTCGTAATACTGGACAGACatgtgtttgtgcaaataggaTTCTAGTACAAGAAG GTATCTATGATAAATTTAGGGATGCTTTTGCGAAAGCTGTCCAGAATATGCAGGTTGGGAATGGCTTTAGTGAAGGTGTGGCCCAG GGTCCACTAATCAATGAAGCAGCAGTACAAAAG GTTGAATCATTTATTCAAGATGCTATATCAAAG GGAGCAAAAGTTGTTCTTGGGGCCAAAAGGCATAGCCTTGGAATGACCTTTTATGAGCCTACAGTTCTCAGTGATGTCAAGAATGATATGCTAATAGCAAG AGAGGAAGTATTTGGGCCTGTCGCACCCCTTTTGCGTTTCAAAACTGAGGACGAGGCTATCCGAATTGCTAATGACACCACTGCAG GGTTAGCTTCTTACATATTTACAAATAATGTTCAACGTTCATGGCGTGTCTCTGAAGCTCTTGAATATGGACTTGTCGGTGTCAATGAAGGCATAATTTCAACAGAG GTGGCTCCCTTTGGAGGTGTCAAACAGTCTGGTCTTGGAAGGGAAGGTTCCAAGTATGGGATGGATGAATATTTGGAA GTTAAATACGTGTGCCTGGGGAATATGAGCAGTAACTGA